TGTAGAAAATCCTTTTTACAACGAGAGCATGCAAACAGTTGAAAATTTAAAATGGTTGTACACTGCGATAACCAGAGCAACCGATAAATTATATTTGGTTAATTTTGAGAAACAATTTATAAAATAATTAATTATGAGAATAGGTTTAGGCTTTGATGTGCATGCTTTTGAAAAGAACAGAGAATTTTGGTTGGGCGGCGTTTTAATAGACCATTACCAAGGTTTGGCTGGTCATTCCGATGCCGATGTGCTTATACACAGTATTTGCGATGCATTGTTAGGAGCAGTTAATTTGGGTGATATAGGCTCCAATTTTCCTGACAGCGACCAAAAATACAAGGATATCAGAAGTATGGTCTTGCTTAAGGCAGTAGCCGAAAAGTATAAAAACATAGGATACAAAATAGTTAATATAGATTCGGTTGTAGTGATACAAAAACCAAAGATAGCACCGTATATACCGCAGATGAAAGAAGAAATTGCTAAATGCTTAGGTATAGACGTAAATCAGATTTCTATAAAAGCCACAACTACCGAACATCTTGGTTTTGAAGGTCGTGAAGAAGGAGTTTCGGCACAAGCTGTTGTTTTGGTTGAAAAGGAATTTGTGTAGTGTTTCGGGTTGCGTGGTGCGTGGTGCGGGTTTCGGGGTGCGGGTTACGGGTTATCCCGAAGTTTCGGGAGTCACTGAGTGCCGAAAGCGTATCGAAGTGCCGAAAATGGAGAACGCTTTGGACTTCGGCTCTTCGACAAGTTTAGTAACCGAAGTCTATCACCCACCACTCATCACTCA
This sequence is a window from Lentimicrobiaceae bacterium. Protein-coding genes within it:
- the ispF gene encoding 2-C-methyl-D-erythritol 2,4-cyclodiphosphate synthase, producing the protein MRIGLGFDVHAFEKNREFWLGGVLIDHYQGLAGHSDADVLIHSICDALLGAVNLGDIGSNFPDSDQKYKDIRSMVLLKAVAEKYKNIGYKIVNIDSVVVIQKPKIAPYIPQMKEEIAKCLGIDVNQISIKATTTEHLGFEGREEGVSAQAVVLVEKEFV